AACGACCGGGGTTATTCCTTCAGTTTGAGGCGCTCAACCGCCTGACCCTGCCGCAGGTGCCGGTCGATGATCTCGTCGATGTCCACCTGATCCACGTAGGTGTACCAGGTGCCTTCGGGGTAAACCGCGATGACCGGCCCTTCCTCGCAACGGTCCATGCAGCCCGCCTGGTTGATGCGTACGCCGCCCTTGCCATCCATGCCCAGCGACTTGATGCGGGCCTTGGCGTAGTCGCGCATCTCCTGCGCCGGGTGGTTGGCGCAGCAGGCGCTGCCGTCCTCGCGCTTGTTCACGCAGAAAAAAACATGATAACGATAATAAGACATGGGCCTGGAAAGTTGCCAGAATCGGGTCACAGACGCTAACGTAGCGGAATTATAGGTCATCGGCCCGTCTTGGGCATATTTTACCTGTACCTGTCACACTGCTTCCTGACCGCCCGACTTGAACCCTGACTTACATATCAAGCGCGAGGCCGCTAAATGCGTGGCCTGCGGGTTGTGCCTGCCACATTGCCCAACCTACAACCTGCTGCACGATGAAGCCGAGTCGCCGCGCGGCCGGCTGTCGTTGATGCTGGCGTTGGCGAAAAACGACCTGCCCTTGAGCGCCAAACTCGAGTCCCATCTCGCGCGCTGCCTGGGTTGCCGCGCCTGCGAGAAGGTCTGCCCTTCCTATGTCGGTTACGGACAAGCGCTCGACGCCGCGCGCGCGCTGATCGCGTCGCGCCGTTCCGC
The DNA window shown above is from Sulfuricaulis limicola and carries:
- a CDS encoding (2Fe-2S) ferredoxin domain-containing protein, which encodes MSYYRYHVFFCVNKREDGSACCANHPAQEMRDYAKARIKSLGMDGKGGVRINQAGCMDRCEEGPVIAVYPEGTWYTYVDQVDIDEIIDRHLRQGQAVERLKLKE